The Pygocentrus nattereri isolate fPygNat1 chromosome 1, fPygNat1.pri, whole genome shotgun sequence genome window below encodes:
- the tmem243b gene encoding transmembrane protein 243b: MDDFTARTYGTSGLDDRPLFGETSARDRLINLIVGGIASLLVIVTIISSFVFPSLPPKPLNIFFAICILLVCGSVLVLIFWYRQGELEPKFRNLIYYMLGSIVLLCICANLYFHDVGHEKQNNAL, translated from the exons ATGGATGACTTCACTGCGCGTACCTATGGCACAAGTGGCCTGGACGACAGACCTCTGTTTGGAGAGACATCAGCAAGG GATAGGCTCATCAATTTAATAGTTGGTGGAATTGCATCTCTACTTGTAATA GTGACCATTATTAGCTCCTTTGTCTTCCCCTCCCTGCCTCCAAAGCCACTGAACATTTTCTTTGCCATCTGTATCCTGCTTGTGTGTGGGTCAGTCTTAGTTCTG ATCTTCTGGTACAGACAGGGAGAACTGGAGCCCAAGTTCCGCAACCTCATCTACTACATGCTTGGTTCGATCGTCCTGCTATGCATTTGTGCCAACCTATACTTTCATGATGTGGGACATGAGAAACAGAACAATGCCTTATGA